The Streptomyces sp. ICC1 DNA window CCGGTCGAGGGGCGGACGGTAGGGGCGCTTGGGGGCGGTGGGCCCGTACTCCAGCGCGTCTCGCACCCCTTCCCAGGGCTCGACCGGGGCGGGAGCGCGGAAGCGGTGGGGGCCGAAGGGCGGAGCGGCGTACGGGATGCCGAGGAAGGCGGCGATCCCGTTGTGGAAACGGCCCCGGACCTTGCCCTGCCCGGTGGTCGCGATGAGGTCCATCGCAGTCCTTTCGTGTGAGGAGGGCCGCCCGCCCCCGGCCGAGACGGCGTCGGGGACGGGCGGCGACGTGTGGATCGGGTCGGCTACCGGTCAGGGCGGAAGAAGTCTTCGGGGGCGGGTCACCGGGCGACGAGGCCGTTGCGACGGACGTCGGACCAGGTGCTGCTGTCGGTGCAGATCCCGCAGCCGGTCCCGAAGAACTGGGCACGCGCGGCCTGGTCTCCCATCAGGTGGGCCCTGAACCAGGCGGTGGTGGGCGCGGCGAACGGGCCCGGGTCGCCCACGATCGTGAAGTGGTCGGCGCCGCGGAGTTCCCCGTAGACGGCCGGGATGTGGTCGGCGGCCTCGTAGAAGGCCTGGACCAGGAAGGGGAAGACGATGCTGTCCTTCTGTCCGGCCAGGAGGAGTGCGGGTACGCGCACGTCGTTGATGTTGGCGAGCGGTCCGGGCTGGATGGGCAGGATGGTGTCGATGCGCGGGTCCGCGCCGACGACGATGGCGGCGGCTCCGCCCTGCGAGTGGCCGGACGCGCCGATGTGCTCCAGATCGACGTGGTCGTGGAAGGCGCTGCCGGGGTCGGCGTTCCGACGGGTGAGCAGGTCGATGCCGGCGCGCATGGAGACGCCGAGGTTTGACTGGGGGGTGTTGGCGGCCGCGACGATGAAGCCCTGACTGGCCCAGTGCAGCAACAGGTCGCGGTAGACGACCGGGAAGGCGAAGGTGCCGTTTCCCCACACGATCACGGGGTGGCGGCGGCCGCTGGTCGAGATGTCGCGCGGGTAGTAGAGGGTGGTCACGACCCCGACTTCCACCGCGGTGGCGTAGGGGCCGGGAGCGCCGTAGTCGGCCGCGACCGCTTCGGAAGCGGAACCGGTGGGCGCCGCTGCCGCACCCGCGCCGGCGGAGGCCGTCAGCACGAGCACGAGCGAGGTCAGAGGTACGAGCAGTCTTCTCCAGAGCACGGTCGACTCCCCATGTCGTCACGGTGAACCGGCCGTCACATCCGGCTCACACCTTGTTTGATCGCACATCCTGAAGCACGGTTCGAAGCCCGTCTCTGCGCAATCGCGGCAAGCAGCGGGGCCGGAGTTCGTGCAACCTGCCGAGAGGCGACGGTGTGCAGGGGGTGCCATGCTCGGTTCTGCCGCTGCGGCGGGGCGCCTGCCGCGGGGCCGGCCGGCACGTGGAGACGCCCATCTCGCCCGGGGAGAAGCTCTCGTGGTGGATCTTGCGCTCCGCGGCGAACAGGGGGCCCGGGAGGCGATTCGCTGCGGTTCGAGGTCGGCTACACGCTCGAGGACGGCCTGAGCGGTCGGGGCCGGCCGAACTTCGCGGTCTTACTGCTGTACGCCGGGCTGGTCACCGACACGGCGATTCGGTACGGCTACCCGTGGGCACTGCTCGGCGTCGGCGGGCCGCTGACCGTCGCCATGCTGTTCGTCCTGAGCCACGGCCTCCGGCTGACCCGCGAGTCCGCCTGGCCGGCCGCCGCCGTCCGCGGTCCGGGCCGTGTCATAGCCGTCACGAAGTCCGTCCGTGACGACGCCGAGGGTGCCTGGACCAGCTACACCGAGGTCATCGCCTTCACCGCCCGCGAGGGAACGACCGTCACCGCACGCCTCCCCACCCCGCCGCGGGACCCGGAGGGCGCGCACGGCCGGGACGTGACCGTCCACTACGCGCCCGACGGCCCGAAGTCGTTCGCCCTGGAACCCGCCGCCTCCCGCC harbors:
- a CDS encoding acetylxylan esterase; translated protein: MLWRRLLVPLTSLVLVLTASAGAGAAAAPTGSASEAVAADYGAPGPYATAVEVGVVTTLYYPRDISTSGRRHPVIVWGNGTFAFPVVYRDLLLHWASQGFIVAAANTPQSNLGVSMRAGIDLLTRRNADPGSAFHDHVDLEHIGASGHSQGGAAAIVVGADPRIDTILPIQPGPLANINDVRVPALLLAGQKDSIVFPFLVQAFYEAADHIPAVYGELRGADHFTIVGDPGPFAAPTTAWFRAHLMGDQAARAQFFGTGCGICTDSSTWSDVRRNGLVAR